In one Agathobacter rectalis ATCC 33656 genomic region, the following are encoded:
- the rny gene encoding ribonuclease Y has translation MLPYIITAVVSIIITALIVWFAAASYEKKSANSKIGNAEEKARGIIDEAVKTAEEKKRESMLEIKEESIKAKNDLDKEIKERRNEISRNERRIVQKEENVDKKLEAIEKREAGFAVKEEELKKQKIEISKLNEQRLQELERISGLTSEQAKEYLLKTIEEDVKLDTAKMIKEMENKAKEEANRKAKDYVVTAIQKCAADHVSETTISVVSLPNDEMKGRIIGREGRNIRTLETMTGVDLIIDDTPEAVILSSFDPIRREVARIALEKLIVDGRIHPARIEEMVEKAQKEVDNMIREEGEAATLEVGIHGIHPELVRLLGKMKFRTSYGQNALKHSIEVAQLTGLLAAEIGEDVRMAKRAGLLHDIGKAVDHEMEGSHIQLGAELCKKYKESPLVINAVESHHGDVEPESLIACLVQAADTISAARPGARRETLETYSNRLQQLEDITNGYKGVEKSFAIQAGREIRIMVVPEQVSDADMVIMARDISKQIESELEYPGQIKVNVIRESRIVDYAK, from the coding sequence ATGCTACCGTATATCATTACTGCTGTAGTTTCTATTATTATTACTGCATTGATTGTATGGTTTGCAGCCGCTTCATACGAGAAGAAATCTGCTAACTCCAAGATAGGAAATGCTGAGGAGAAGGCAAGAGGAATCATTGATGAGGCTGTAAAGACTGCGGAGGAAAAGAAGCGCGAGTCTATGCTTGAGATCAAGGAAGAGTCTATAAAGGCTAAGAATGATCTGGATAAGGAAATCAAAGAGCGTAGAAACGAGATTTCCCGTAATGAGCGTCGTATCGTTCAGAAGGAAGAAAATGTCGACAAGAAGCTCGAAGCTATCGAGAAGCGTGAAGCCGGATTTGCAGTTAAGGAAGAGGAACTCAAGAAGCAGAAGATTGAAATATCAAAGCTTAACGAGCAGCGTTTACAGGAACTTGAAAGAATCTCTGGATTAACCTCCGAGCAAGCTAAAGAATATCTCTTAAAGACCATTGAAGAAGATGTAAAACTTGATACTGCAAAAATGATTAAGGAAATGGAAAACAAAGCAAAGGAAGAGGCAAACCGTAAGGCTAAGGATTACGTGGTTACAGCTATTCAGAAATGTGCAGCAGACCATGTGTCTGAGACTACTATTTCAGTAGTATCGCTTCCGAATGATGAGATGAAGGGACGTATCATAGGAAGAGAGGGACGTAATATCCGTACTCTCGAGACTATGACAGGTGTAGATCTGATTATAGATGACACACCTGAGGCAGTTATCTTGTCAAGCTTTGATCCAATTAGAAGAGAGGTTGCAAGAATAGCTCTTGAGAAGCTTATTGTTGACGGAAGAATCCATCCGGCCCGTATAGAGGAGATGGTTGAGAAGGCTCAGAAAGAAGTCGATAATATGATTCGTGAAGAGGGTGAGGCTGCCACACTTGAGGTGGGCATACATGGTATTCACCCGGAGCTTGTGCGTCTTCTTGGAAAGATGAAGTTTAGAACAAGCTACGGTCAGAATGCGTTAAAGCATTCTATCGAGGTTGCACAGCTGACTGGCTTACTGGCTGCTGAAATTGGTGAGGATGTCAGAATGGCAAAGCGTGCAGGCTTATTACATGATATAGGTAAGGCAGTAGATCACGAGATGGAGGGTTCACATATCCAGCTCGGTGCCGAATTATGTAAGAAATACAAAGAGTCACCACTTGTGATTAATGCAGTAGAATCACATCACGGTGATGTTGAACCGGAGTCACTTATTGCATGTCTCGTGCAGGCAGCTGATACGATCAGTGCGGCACGTCCGGGTGCAAGAAGAGAGACTTTGGAGACATATTCAAATCGTCTTCAGCAGTTAGAGGACATTACAAATGGTTATAAAGGGGTAGAGAAATCTTTTGCTATTCAGGCAGGTAGAGAGATTCGTATTATGGTAGTTCCTGAGCAGGTCAGCGACGCCGACATGGTTATCATGGCTAGAGACATATCTAAGCAGATTGAG
- a CDS encoding regulatory protein RecX — protein MIEITGYENIGKGKYRTTFDNGTTCVLYRTEAVRYSIMEGAFISEADYEKLITEVVGKRAKKRALHLLEQMDRSERKLREKLTQGGYPDCCVDAAIDYVKSFHYLDDYRFASTYVRYHQDSLSRRQLEQKLMTKGIGRYDINCAIDSEYTADEEKHIAKLLEKKHYDPDNCDEKEFRRIYQFLMRRGFKSSQILSAMRSQLP, from the coding sequence ATGATAGAGATTACCGGATATGAGAATATTGGTAAAGGCAAATACCGCACGACCTTTGATAATGGTACGACATGTGTGTTGTATCGTACAGAGGCCGTGCGGTACTCTATTATGGAGGGAGCCTTTATCAGTGAAGCGGATTACGAAAAGCTGATAACTGAGGTGGTAGGAAAGAGAGCCAAAAAGAGAGCGCTGCATCTGCTAGAACAGATGGACAGGAGTGAAAGAAAGCTCAGGGAAAAGCTCACACAGGGCGGATATCCGGATTGCTGTGTGGATGCAGCGATAGATTATGTCAAGAGCTTTCATTATCTTGATGATTACAGATTTGCTTCCACATATGTCAGGTATCATCAGGACAGCTTAAGCCGCAGGCAGCTGGAGCAGAAGCTTATGACAAAGGGCATAGGCAGATATGATATAAATTGTGCCATAGACAGCGAATACACTGCTGATGAAGAGAAACATATAGCAAAGCTGCTTGAAAAGAAACACTATGATCCTGATAACTGTGATGAAAAGGAGTTTCGCAGGATATACCAGTTTCTTATGCGCAGGGGCTTTAAGAGCAGCCAGATTCTTTCTGCAATGAGGTCACAATTACCTTGA
- the recA gene encoding recombinase RecA gives MAKEDKLKALDAAIAQIEKQYGKGSVMKLGDNSANMNVETVPTGSLSLDIALGLGGLPKGRIIEVYGPESSGKTTVALHCVAEVQKRGGIAGFIDAEHALDPVYARNIGVDIDNLYISQPDCGEQALEITETMVRSGAVDIVVVDSVAALVPKAEIDGDMGDSHVGLQARLMSQALRKLTAVISKSNCIVIFINQLREKVGVMFGNPETTTGGRALKFYSSVRLDVRRTESLKQGGEIVGNHVRVKVVKNKIAPPFREAEFDIMFGQGISREGDVLDLAVNAGIVNKSGAWYAYEGDKIGQGRENAKTYIHENPAFFDMLEAKVRDFYFTQPEDEDAAVQEDSEKPEAEE, from the coding sequence ATGGCAAAGGAAGATAAATTAAAAGCATTAGACGCTGCCATTGCGCAGATTGAGAAACAATACGGAAAGGGCTCTGTCATGAAGCTTGGTGACAATTCAGCCAATATGAATGTAGAGACAGTACCTACAGGCTCATTAAGCCTTGATATTGCATTAGGACTCGGAGGACTTCCAAAGGGCAGGATTATTGAGGTGTACGGACCGGAGTCATCAGGTAAGACAACGGTTGCACTCCACTGTGTTGCAGAGGTACAGAAGCGAGGCGGCATCGCAGGCTTTATAGATGCAGAGCATGCGCTTGACCCTGTATATGCCAGAAATATAGGTGTTGATATTGACAATCTCTATATTTCACAGCCGGACTGCGGTGAGCAGGCACTTGAGATAACAGAGACCATGGTACGTTCCGGCGCTGTGGATATCGTGGTTGTCGATTCAGTAGCGGCACTCGTACCAAAGGCCGAGATTGACGGAGATATGGGTGATTCCCATGTGGGTCTTCAGGCGAGACTTATGAGCCAGGCGCTCCGTAAGCTCACGGCAGTTATCAGTAAGTCAAATTGTATCGTTATATTCATCAATCAGCTTCGTGAGAAGGTAGGTGTGATGTTTGGAAATCCTGAGACTACCACAGGTGGAAGGGCATTAAAGTTCTATTCATCAGTGCGTCTTGATGTCAGAAGAACTGAGTCACTCAAGCAGGGCGGTGAGATAGTCGGCAACCATGTCCGCGTAAAGGTTGTTAAGAATAAAATAGCTCCTCCTTTCAGGGAGGCAGAGTTTGATATCATGTTTGGACAGGGTATCTCAAGAGAAGGAGATGTGCTTGATCTTGCAGTAAATGCAGGCATTGTCAACAAATCCGGTGCATGGTACGCGTACGAGGGAGACAAGATAGGACAGGGTCGTGAGAATGCAAAGACTTATATTCATGAGAATCCGGCATTTTTTGATATGCTTGAGGCAAAGGTAAGGGATTTTTACTTTACACAGCCTGAGGACGAAGATGCTGCAGTACAGGAAGACTCTGAAAAGCCTGAAGCAGAAGAATAA